The Anabaena sp. WA102 genome contains a region encoding:
- a CDS encoding N-acetylmuramoyl-L-alanine amidase, whose protein sequence is MKFGIDIGHNCPPDSGAGGIKSEDKLTMEVGNKVIAKLESLGHTVISCKPNSASTVNQSLGSRCEKANNNRVDFFVSIHFNAFNGQANGTEVFAISDAGKKVAQKVLDEIVKLGFFNRGVKSGSHLYVLKRTNMPGILIEGCFIDSAKDMQIYDGEAMANAIVAGLTGKVASTSVNPASNAPANPVIDEEQNKDKSILRLQQALNRLKITDKNNRPLVEDNGMGAATSSATEKFQRIVGVLPTGIASNTTWDAINQILAKRVIQGTHASGVIIRYLQYRIGANPDGIYGSQTEAALKKFQQQNGLTADGIIGAMTWQKLIG, encoded by the coding sequence ATGAAATTCGGCATTGATATTGGTCACAACTGCCCTCCCGATAGTGGTGCAGGTGGTATTAAATCGGAAGATAAGTTAACAATGGAAGTGGGTAATAAGGTTATTGCTAAATTAGAAAGTTTAGGACATACAGTAATCTCATGCAAACCAAATAGTGCCAGTACAGTAAATCAATCATTAGGTAGCCGGTGCGAAAAAGCCAATAATAACCGAGTAGATTTTTTCGTATCTATTCATTTTAATGCTTTTAATGGACAAGCTAATGGGACAGAAGTATTTGCTATTAGCGACGCTGGCAAAAAAGTTGCCCAAAAGGTATTAGATGAAATTGTCAAATTGGGCTTTTTTAATCGTGGTGTTAAAAGTGGTTCACACCTGTATGTTCTCAAAAGAACAAATATGCCAGGAATTCTCATAGAAGGTTGCTTCATTGATTCTGCCAAAGATATGCAAATATATGATGGTGAAGCAATGGCTAATGCCATAGTTGCCGGGTTAACAGGTAAAGTAGCAAGTACTTCTGTAAATCCTGCTTCTAATGCTCCTGCAAATCCTGTTATAGATGAGGAACAGAATAAAGATAAGAGCATTCTCAGACTACAACAGGCTTTAAATCGGCTGAAAATTACTGATAAAAATAATCGTCCCTTAGTAGAAGATAATGGCATGGGAGCAGCTACATCTTCAGCAACGGAAAAATTCCAGAGAATTGTGGGAGTTTTACCAACAGGAATTGCTAGTAACACTACCTGGGATGCTATCAATCAGATATTAGCTAAACGAGTTATTCAAGGAACTCATGCTAGTGGTGTGATTATCAGATATTTACAATATCGTATAGGTGCTAATCCCGATGGTATTTATGGTTCGCAAACGGAAGCAGCGCTCAAGAAATTTCAACAGCAAAATGGTTTAACGGCTGATGGTATTATTGGGGCAATGACTTGGCAGAAATTGATAGGTTAG
- a CDS encoding Uma2 family endonuclease, which translates to MTLSQSHPYLSPEEYLEAEKSSPIKHEYIQGQIYAMAGASDAHVTITANLVALLRNHIRGTGCRLYVADMKARIESLDIFYYPDIMVTCDSRDTQFEYFKRYPSLIIEVLSPSTEALDRGDKFSDYQELDTLQEYVLVSQNRQRIDCFRRNAEGRWVLYSYRVNQQLELNSVNFSCSLTNVYEDVTFPTNLSK; encoded by the coding sequence ATGACTCTTAGCCAATCTCACCCCTATCTTTCCCCAGAAGAATATTTAGAAGCTGAAAAATCCAGCCCTATTAAACATGAATATATCCAAGGGCAAATTTACGCAATGGCTGGTGCTAGTGATGCCCATGTGACAATTACCGCTAACTTAGTCGCCCTTTTAAGAAATCATATTCGTGGTACAGGATGCCGTCTTTATGTCGCTGATATGAAAGCGAGAATTGAATCTCTAGATATTTTCTATTATCCTGATATTATGGTAACTTGCGATTCAAGAGATACACAATTTGAATATTTTAAACGATATCCGAGTTTAATTATTGAAGTTTTATCACCTTCTACAGAGGCCTTAGATAGAGGTGATAAATTTAGTGATTATCAAGAATTAGACACTTTACAAGAATATGTTTTAGTAAGCCAGAATCGGCAAAGGATTGATTGTTTTCGGCGCAATGCTGAAGGAAGATGGGTTCTTTATAGCTATAGAGTAAATCAACAATTAGAGTTAAACAGTGTGAATTTTTCTTGTTCTCTAACTAATGTTTATGAAGACGTTACTTTTCCTACAAATTTAAGTAAATAA
- a CDS encoding aspartyl protease — protein sequence MIDGYFGENGQLFFEIELVTDDGLNLPIDALFDTGFAGFMAVNTQDLNGLEWVYSGEEILRTAKGESKFQIYLGQVILDGKQYQIPVNVGKGINEILLGSEWLKLLRLVVDFPEGILTLG from the coding sequence ATGATAGATGGTTATTTTGGAGAAAATGGGCAATTATTTTTTGAGATTGAATTAGTTACTGATGATGGCTTAAATCTTCCTATAGATGCCCTATTTGATACGGGATTTGCAGGTTTTATGGCTGTTAATACACAAGATTTAAATGGATTAGAATGGGTGTATAGTGGGGAGGAAATTTTACGGACTGCGAAAGGTGAATCAAAATTTCAGATTTATTTAGGTCAAGTGATATTAGACGGAAAGCAGTATCAAATTCCTGTGAACGTGGGTAAAGGTATTAATGAAATTTTATTGGGTTCTGAGTGGTTGAAGTTGTTGCGTTTGGTGGTGGATTTTCCAGAGGGTATTTTAACTTTGGGATAA
- a CDS encoding HNH endonuclease: MSSISKSLRQQVINEASYRCEYCRTSSRLTGMPLVMDHILPSSLGGNDERENLAACCYRCNEFKGAKITANDPVTNESVSLFNARLQRWLETSKK, translated from the coding sequence GTGTCATCTATTTCTAAATCTCTTCGTCAACAAGTTATTAATGAGGCGAGCTATAGATGTGAATATTGTCGCACATCTAGCCGTTTAACAGGTATGCCTTTAGTTATGGATCATATTTTGCCTAGTTCTTTAGGGGGAAATGATGAGCGAGAAAATTTAGCTGCTTGTTGTTATCGTTGTAATGAGTTTAAAGGAGCGAAAATAACAGCTAATGATCCTGTAACGAATGAATCTGTATCTTTGTTTAATGCTCGTCTACAAAGATGGTTAGAGACTTCCAAGAAATAA
- a CDS encoding aspartyl protease has protein sequence MIQGNFGSEGQLFFELDLITADGLNLPVDAMLDTGFTKFMAINTQDLDGLDWVFLGNEPMQTAQGESRFNIYLGKVILDGKEYEIPVHVGDNITEVLLGSEWLKFLRLVVDFPEGILNLG, from the coding sequence ATGATTCAGGGAAATTTTGGTAGTGAGGGGCAGCTATTTTTTGAGCTTGATTTGATTACGGCTGATGGATTAAATCTACCTGTGGATGCGATGTTAGATACAGGATTTACCAAGTTTATGGCAATTAATACTCAAGATTTGGATGGACTGGATTGGGTTTTTCTTGGTAATGAACCTATGCAAACAGCACAAGGTGAATCAAGGTTTAATATCTATTTAGGTAAGGTAATATTGGATGGTAAGGAATATGAAATTCCTGTTCATGTGGGGGATAATATTACAGAAGTTTTATTAGGTTCTGAATGGTTGAAGTTTTTGCGTTTGGTTGTGGATTTTCCAGAAGGTATTTTGAATTTAGGATAA
- a CDS encoding ribbon-helix-helix domain-containing protein: MNIQIKPELEQIIQAQIATGRYTNPEDVISKALKLLLEWDKGYQNWLEETREKVDIAIEQLDRGEGINGDVVISQLRDKLRQAREIQG; encoded by the coding sequence ATGAATATCCAAATTAAACCGGAATTAGAGCAAATTATTCAAGCGCAAATTGCTACGGGTAGATATACAAATCCTGAAGATGTAATTAGTAAGGCTTTGAAGTTACTTTTGGAGTGGGATAAGGGTTATCAAAATTGGTTGGAAGAAACACGGGAAAAGGTTGATATTGCTATTGAACAATTGGATAGAGGGGAAGGTATTAATGGAGATGTTGTGATTTCACAATTGCGGGATAAGTTGCGTCAAGCGAGAGAGATACAAGGATGA
- a CDS encoding type II toxin-antitoxin system RelE/ParE family toxin, with amino-acid sequence MKIHIISPEASRDLLEIIDYFANRNIDAGERFVDEFEKKCKYLANFPNMGRSYEYIRVDLQGVPLDGYVIFY; translated from the coding sequence ATGAAAATACATATTATTTCTCCAGAAGCTAGTCGGGATTTATTAGAAATTATTGATTATTTTGCCAATAGAAATATTGATGCTGGAGAGCGTTTTGTTGATGAATTTGAGAAAAAATGTAAATATTTAGCTAATTTCCCCAATATGGGGCGTAGCTATGAATATATTAGGGTTGATTTGCAGGGTGTTCCTTTGGATGGTTATGTTATTTTTTATTGA
- a CDS encoding type II toxin-antitoxin system Phd/YefM family antitoxin, with translation MLTITIDEIQKNFTSYLHQVAAGESIIIMESGKAI, from the coding sequence ATGTTAACCATAACCATTGATGAAATCCAGAAAAACTTCACTAGCTATCTTCACCAAGTAGCAGCAGGAGAAAGTATAATTATCATGGAATCAGGTAAAGCGATTTAG
- a CDS encoding putative toxin-antitoxin system toxin component, PIN family: MKVIIDTNVLVSAVLKGREPRDVIQFVVDSPNCDWVVSEEILAEYQDVLSRKKFKLTDEVRKEWLDIIDLVTTLVDVQVTIDFARDRKDEKFLACAIAAEADFLITGDADFNQAQNLVNTTIVSVSMFKRLVCDFRG, encoded by the coding sequence ATGAAAGTTATTATTGATACTAATGTTTTAGTTTCTGCTGTTCTCAAGGGGAGAGAACCAAGGGATGTTATTCAATTTGTTGTGGATAGTCCTAATTGTGATTGGGTTGTTTCTGAGGAGATTTTAGCAGAGTATCAGGATGTGTTAAGTCGGAAGAAGTTTAAGTTGACAGATGAAGTCAGAAAAGAATGGTTAGATATTATAGATTTGGTGACTACATTAGTTGATGTTCAGGTAACTATAGATTTTGCTAGAGATAGAAAGGATGAAAAGTTTTTAGCTTGTGCTATCGCAGCAGAGGCGGATTTTTTAATTACTGGAGATGCTGATTTTAATCAAGCGCAGAATTTAGTGAATACTACTATTGTTTCTGTGTCTATGTTTAAGCGGTTGGTTTGTGATTTTAGGGGATAA
- a CDS encoding XisI protein, translating to METLNYREIVKNFIQKYAQEECIEDSENLELVFDTERDVYLLLVTGWKDEKRIYWFPIHISIKDGKIWIERDFTEEGIPHQLVALGVPKTDIVLGFRSPYVRQFTGFASV from the coding sequence ATGGAAACATTAAATTATCGAGAAATAGTTAAAAACTTTATCCAAAAATATGCACAAGAAGAATGTATAGAAGATTCAGAAAATCTCGAACTTGTTTTTGATACAGAAAGGGATGTTTATTTATTATTGGTTACAGGATGGAAAGATGAAAAGAGAATTTACTGGTTTCCCATTCATATTAGTATTAAAGATGGTAAAATTTGGATTGAAAGAGATTTTACCGAAGAAGGAATTCCTCATCAATTAGTAGCGTTAGGTGTTCCGAAAACAGATATTGTTTTAGGTTTTAGATCACCTTATGTCAGACAGTTTACAGGTTTTGCATCGGTTTAA
- a CDS encoding XisH family protein, with protein MSAKDIFHNTVKIALEKDNWLITHDPLSFELTEKVKVRIDLGAEKLITAEKDNQKIAVEVRSFIGLSAISEFHTAIGQFLNYKVVLTQKDPHRILYLAISQDIYEGFFLDSFIQTVLQTYDIKLLVFDVKREEILLWKH; from the coding sequence ATGTCAGCAAAAGATATATTTCACAATACAGTTAAGATAGCTTTAGAAAAAGATAATTGGTTAATTACTCATGATCCTTTATCTTTTGAACTTACTGAAAAAGTTAAAGTGAGAATAGACTTAGGTGCAGAAAAGTTAATTACTGCGGAGAAAGATAATCAAAAAATAGCTGTAGAGGTAAGAAGTTTTATAGGACTTTCAGCGATTTCTGAATTTCATACAGCTATTGGTCAGTTTTTGAATTATAAGGTAGTATTAACACAGAAAGATCCTCACAGGATATTATATCTAGCTATATCTCAAGATATATATGAAGGATTTTTTCTAGATTCTTTTATTCAAACTGTTTTACAGACTTATGACATTAAGTTATTAGTGTTTGATGTAAAAAGAGAGGAAATCTTACTATGGAAACATTAA
- a CDS encoding XisI protein, whose product MERMNYPELVKTVLARHTENHRSEGTEKELIFDSERNSYLVVHVGWHNNERAYGTVIHVDIRDGKIWIQRDLTEEGVASELVELGVPKTDIVLGFKSPFVREFTGFAVG is encoded by the coding sequence ATGGAAAGAATGAATTATCCTGAATTAGTAAAAACCGTGTTAGCAAGACATACCGAAAATCATAGATCAGAAGGAACAGAAAAGGAGTTAATTTTTGATAGTGAAAGAAATAGTTATTTAGTAGTTCATGTAGGATGGCACAATAACGAAAGGGCTTATGGTACAGTTATTCATGTAGATATTAGAGATGGAAAAATCTGGATTCAGCGAGATTTAACTGAAGAAGGTGTAGCTAGTGAACTGGTAGAATTAGGAGTACCAAAAACCGATATAGTTTTAGGTTTTAAATCTCCTTTTGTGAGGGAATTTACTGGTTTTGCAGTGGGTTAG
- a CDS encoding XisH family protein yields MSAKDFFHNAVRLALEKDGWLITNDPLSFTVDGLDFRIDLGAERLLGAEKEGQKIAVEVKSFLGQSEVTEFHTALGQTLNYRTVLRKKEPNRILYLAIGNDIYKEFFLIPFIQEIIAEHKLKLLIFEIIKQEIVLWKE; encoded by the coding sequence ATGTCAGCAAAAGACTTTTTTCACAATGCAGTTAGGTTAGCTTTAGAAAAAGATGGTTGGTTAATTACTAATGATCCTTTATCATTTACAGTAGATGGTCTTGACTTTAGAATTGATTTAGGAGCAGAAAGACTATTAGGAGCAGAAAAAGAAGGTCAAAAAATAGCAGTTGAGGTAAAATCTTTTTTAGGACAATCTGAAGTTACTGAATTTCATACAGCTTTAGGACAAACACTTAATTATCGTACTGTTTTAAGAAAAAAAGAACCCAACCGTATCTTATATTTAGCAATTGGTAATGACATATACAAAGAGTTTTTTCTAATTCCGTTTATTCAAGAAATAATTGCTGAACATAAATTAAAATTATTAATTTTTGAAATTATTAAACAGGAGATTGTTTTATGGAAAGAATGA
- a CDS encoding YaaW family protein encodes MDDLKYLLNRASFDERKALADILKAKEPTVDRIIDRLSKKSQDAASYIFNEIFDDHPSYQKIVRRAAKKLKIKCDKYESASVMEIKIAQKVMETIWEKMTPEQKRQMEEELRKTASEFDKGSELLGSSSIFLALTGAKLSGFGIYLLASTSLSSLSGMIGITLPFVAYKTMSIAIAQVLGPVGWIGAGLFTIWQLSEPSYKRVIPAIVYICALRARLDGGFA; translated from the coding sequence ATGGATGACCTTAAATATTTATTAAATCGTGCATCGTTTGATGAAAGAAAAGCTTTAGCAGATATTCTCAAAGCTAAAGAACCAACTGTTGATCGCATTATTGATCGTTTATCTAAAAAGAGTCAAGATGCAGCTAGTTATATATTTAATGAAATATTTGATGATCATCCAAGTTATCAGAAAATAGTTAGGCGTGCTGCTAAAAAGTTAAAAATCAAATGTGATAAATATGAATCTGCTAGTGTCATGGAAATTAAAATTGCTCAGAAGGTAATGGAAACAATATGGGAGAAAATGACACCTGAACAAAAACGACAAATGGAAGAAGAGTTAAGAAAAACAGCATCAGAATTTGATAAAGGAAGTGAACTTTTAGGAAGTAGTAGTATTTTTCTGGCTTTGACTGGTGCTAAGTTGTCTGGTTTTGGTATTTATTTACTAGCTTCAACATCTCTAAGTTCACTTAGCGGAATGATAGGAATTACTTTACCTTTTGTTGCTTATAAAACAATGTCAATTGCAATAGCTCAGGTTCTCGGTCCGGTAGGTTGGATAGGTGCAGGATTATTTACTATATGGCAGTTGTCAGAACCTAGTTATAAAAGAGTTATTCCAGCTATTGTTTATATTTGCGCTTTAAGAGCAAGGTTGGATGGTGGTTTTGCTTAA
- a CDS encoding transposase — protein sequence MAAAYSTDIRQKILSAWQNKEGTQRELAARFKVSLSFISEFFRQYRETGKIEPKPQGGDRRSLIKGKEEELLKKIVIEQNDIYLREIQAAIKDQTEIEVSISSLSRTLKRLDLRRKKKL from the coding sequence ATGGCAGCAGCATATTCGACTGATATAAGACAAAAAATATTAAGTGCTTGGCAAAATAAAGAAGGTACGCAAAGAGAGTTAGCAGCGAGATTTAAAGTGAGCCTATCATTTATCAGTGAATTTTTCCGCCAATATAGAGAAACGGGGAAGATAGAACCCAAACCCCAAGGTGGAGACCGCCGTTCTTTAATTAAAGGTAAAGAGGAAGAATTGTTGAAGAAAATAGTGATAGAGCAGAATGATATATATTTACGGGAAATTCAAGCAGCAATAAAGGATCAAACAGAAATAGAGGTAAGTATATCCAGTTTATCCCGAACTCTAAAACGCTTAGATTTAAGACGTAAAAAAAAACTTTAG
- a CDS encoding IS630 family transposase, which translates to MASEQETQRVQEMRYEFRRWLDTIDVKNLVFIDETGVHLAMTRNYGRGVEGERVYDDRPGNKGKNITLIGAMSDEGLIATMTFPGSLNTTSFLVFIEQILLPQLWIGAIVVMDNLPVHYAEKARILIESVGAKVKFLPPYSPDLSPIELCWSKLKEILRSAKARSFDALDEAITMAVNAITDENALNWFNHCGLFFDPI; encoded by the coding sequence GTGGCAAGTGAGCAAGAAACACAAAGAGTACAAGAAATGCGTTATGAATTTCGACGTTGGCTAGATACAATAGATGTCAAAAACCTTGTATTCATTGATGAAACAGGTGTACACCTGGCTATGACACGAAACTACGGTAGAGGTGTTGAAGGTGAAAGGGTCTATGATGATCGTCCAGGAAATAAAGGTAAAAACATCACATTAATTGGAGCTATGAGTGATGAAGGGTTAATTGCCACTATGACCTTTCCTGGTAGTTTAAACACTACTAGTTTTTTAGTTTTCATTGAACAAATCTTACTACCTCAGTTGTGGATTGGCGCAATTGTAGTCATGGATAATTTACCTGTACATTATGCTGAAAAGGCAAGAATTTTGATTGAATCTGTTGGAGCAAAGGTTAAATTTTTACCTCCATACTCCCCTGATTTATCACCCATTGAATTATGTTGGTCAAAGTTAAAAGAAATCTTACGTTCTGCAAAAGCTCGTAGTTTTGATGCTCTTGATGAGGCAATTACTATGGCGGTTAATGCTATTACTGATGAAAATGCTCTCAATTGGTTTAATCATTGTGGATTGTTTTTTGACCCTATTTAG
- the ahcY gene encoding adenosylhomocysteinase, giving the protein MIATTPILKHEVKDLALAPLGRQRIEWAGREMPVLKQIRDRFEKEKPFAGLRISACAHVTTETAHLAIALKAGGADAVLIASNPLSTQDDVAASLVADHGIAVFAQKGEDAATYNRHVQIALDHRPNIIVDDGSDVVAELVQHRQHQIADLIGSTEETTTGIVRLRAMFKEGVLTFPAMNVNDADTKHFFDNRYGTGQSTLDGIIRATNILLAGKTVVVVGYGWCGKGTALRARGMGANVIVTEIDHIKAIEAVMDGFRVLPMAEAAPHGDIFITVTGNKHVVRGEHFDVMKDGAIVCNSGHFDLELDLKYLAANAKEIKDVRPFTEEYKLTNGKSVVVLGQGRLINLAAAEGHPSAVMDMSFANQALAVEYLVKNKGSLAAGLHSIPRDVDEEIARLKLQAMGIFIDSLTAAQIDYTNSWQSGT; this is encoded by the coding sequence ATGATTGCAACAACTCCCATATTAAAGCACGAGGTTAAAGACCTCGCCCTCGCTCCCTTGGGAAGACAACGGATTGAATGGGCTGGAAGAGAAATGCCCGTATTGAAGCAAATCCGCGATCGCTTTGAGAAAGAAAAGCCCTTTGCTGGATTGCGTATTTCAGCTTGCGCCCACGTCACCACAGAAACTGCACATTTAGCGATCGCTCTCAAAGCCGGTGGTGCTGATGCAGTCTTAATTGCCAGTAACCCTTTATCAACTCAAGATGACGTAGCTGCAAGTCTTGTAGCCGATCATGGAATTGCCGTATTTGCTCAAAAAGGCGAAGATGCCGCTACATATAACCGCCACGTCCAAATCGCCTTAGATCATCGCCCCAACATCATTGTTGATGACGGTAGCGACGTGGTAGCAGAATTAGTTCAACATCGTCAACACCAAATCGCCGATTTAATTGGTAGCACCGAAGAAACCACAACTGGGATCGTGCGGTTACGCGCCATGTTTAAAGAAGGCGTTCTCACCTTCCCAGCGATGAACGTCAACGACGCAGACACCAAGCACTTCTTTGATAACCGCTATGGTACTGGTCAATCTACCTTAGACGGGATTATCCGCGCTACAAATATTTTGTTAGCTGGTAAGACTGTTGTGGTTGTCGGTTATGGCTGGTGTGGTAAGGGTACAGCCCTCCGCGCCCGTGGTATGGGTGCAAACGTCATCGTTACCGAAATTGACCACATCAAGGCAATTGAAGCCGTTATGGATGGTTTCCGCGTGCTACCAATGGCGGAAGCAGCACCTCACGGTGATATCTTCATTACTGTGACAGGTAACAAGCACGTCGTTCGTGGTGAACACTTCGATGTCATGAAAGACGGTGCGATCGTTTGTAACTCTGGTCACTTTGATTTGGAACTTGATTTGAAATACTTAGCCGCTAATGCTAAGGAAATCAAGGATGTCCGTCCTTTCACAGAAGAGTATAAATTGACAAATGGTAAATCCGTTGTCGTTCTCGGACAAGGACGTTTGATTAATTTGGCTGCGGCTGAAGGACACCCCAGCGCAGTTATGGATATGAGTTTTGCTAACCAAGCATTAGCTGTTGAATACCTGGTGAAGAATAAGGGTAGTTTAGCTGCTGGTTTGCACTCTATTCCTAGAGATGTGGATGAAGAAATTGCTCGTTTGAAGTTGCAAGCTATGGGCATTTTCATTGATAGTTTGACAGCAGCGCAAATTGACTATACCAATTCTTGGCAGTCTGGAACGTAA
- a CDS encoding mechanosensitive ion channel family protein, producing the protein MLVQFLAITGSMIISIAPIPKATTQTPENLHKTAFIKTALTQPQPETQTQFFQQVGIATASTITMMIMSWGVRRFQKRLSNNLLKSFESNSLDDQPITKLINQQQQHLQEVKTRLFQLAQAGIWVSGNLIILGLFPATQALQIGILTIAKIPIKLIIVGVGTYVIVRFTYAIIDHFTSTIISGGALLTPETSERLQLRISTFSGVTKSITTIIWVGAGILMSLIALGINIVPLLAGAGLVGVAISLASQNLIKDAINGFLIIFEDQYALGDMITVGTVGGLVEKLNLRMTQVRDSEGRLITIPNSEVKIVANLSSRWSRADLSIPISYQADVDKALQLIENVGLEMSQDPEWQHQILEKPNVLGVEHFSDRGIMIRVLIKTQPLKQWTVAREYRRRLKISLDAAGIYIPVPQQANWVTEF; encoded by the coding sequence GTGCTAGTTCAATTTTTAGCTATTACGGGTTCAATGATCATATCTATTGCACCTATACCTAAAGCTACAACCCAAACTCCAGAGAATTTACACAAAACTGCATTTATCAAAACAGCATTAACCCAACCACAACCAGAAACGCAAACTCAATTTTTCCAACAAGTTGGTATTGCTACTGCTAGTACCATCACTATGATGATTATGAGTTGGGGAGTCCGTCGTTTCCAAAAACGTTTAAGTAATAATTTACTAAAATCATTTGAGTCTAATTCCTTAGATGATCAACCCATTACCAAATTAATTAATCAACAACAGCAACATCTTCAAGAAGTTAAAACCAGACTATTTCAACTTGCACAAGCTGGAATTTGGGTCAGTGGTAATTTAATTATTTTAGGACTATTTCCTGCTACCCAAGCCTTACAAATTGGGATTCTCACCATTGCCAAAATTCCCATCAAATTAATTATTGTTGGTGTGGGAACGTATGTCATAGTCAGGTTTACTTATGCTATCATCGATCATTTTACCTCTACCATCATTAGTGGTGGAGCATTACTAACTCCAGAAACTTCCGAACGTCTACAATTGAGAATATCCACATTTTCCGGTGTCACTAAAAGTATCACCACCATTATTTGGGTAGGTGCGGGAATTTTAATGTCCTTAATTGCCTTGGGAATAAATATTGTTCCTCTTCTGGCTGGTGCCGGTTTGGTCGGTGTGGCTATATCTCTCGCTTCCCAAAACTTAATCAAAGACGCAATTAACGGCTTTCTAATTATTTTTGAAGATCAATATGCTCTGGGTGATATGATTACCGTCGGCACTGTGGGCGGTTTGGTGGAAAAGTTGAATCTACGAATGACTCAAGTTCGAGATTCAGAAGGGCGTTTAATTACCATTCCCAATAGTGAAGTCAAGATTGTAGCTAATCTCTCCAGCCGCTGGTCACGGGCTGATTTAAGTATTCCGATTTCTTATCAAGCTGATGTAGACAAAGCTTTACAATTAATTGAAAATGTGGGTTTGGAGATGAGTCAAGATCCCGAATGGCAACATCAAATTCTGGAAAAGCCGAATGTTTTAGGAGTCGAACATTTTAGCGATCGCGGTATCATGATTCGCGTCTTAATCAAAACTCAGCCCCTCAAGCAATGGACTGTAGCCAGAGAATACCGTCGTCGTCTCAAAATTTCCTTAGACGCAGCCGGAATTTATATTCCCGTACCCCAACAAGCCAATTGGGTTACTGAATTTTAG